Proteins from one Ipomoea triloba cultivar NCNSP0323 chromosome 1, ASM357664v1 genomic window:
- the LOC116029802 gene encoding uncharacterized protein LOC116029802, translating into MELDILSFSRNHIDASIKSETSIPPWRFTGFYGCPERIRRKNSWNLLKHLSDQYTLPWILMGDFNDLLHQSEKLGRIQHPQWLIQGFSEAINYSGLRNFEFKGYQYTWEKGRGTVNWVREKLDRILVNNQWLDLFGEARVESFEACSDYLPLALWPLSSVRVRKHRKFKFENCWLKKTRCREIMSRSWEISVGLNLCDRFELFTSSAGEQSPVINCLNPKITNNQNIALLRRFSRDEIKKAMFGMHPDKSLGFDGLNPGFFQSYWDILGESIVQLCNEFLRSGKLPKGLNTTQIVLIPKKSAPQTMADLRPITLCTVAYKILARAMANMIKVLLEDIISNNQSAFVPGRLITDG; encoded by the exons atggaattgGATATTCTTAGTTTCTCTAGAAACCACATTGATGCATCCATTAAATCAGAAACTTCTATTCCCCCCTGGCGTTTCACTGGCTTCTATGGTTGCCCGGAGAGAATCAGAAGGAAAAACTCATGGAATCTTCTAAAGCACCTGTCGGACCAGTACACTCTACCTTGGATTCTAATGGGAGATTTTAATGACCTCCTACACCAAAGTGAGAAACTGGGCAGAATTCAGCACCCTCAATGGCTCATCCAAGGTTTTAGTGAAGCTATCAACTACAGTGGTCTTAGGAATTTTGAGTTCAAGGGTTATCAATATACTTGGGAAAAAGGAAGAGGCACCGTGAATTGGGTCCGTGAAAAACTTGATCGCATCCTTGTAAACAACCAGTGGTTGGATCTCTTTGGCGAAGCTAGGGTAGAATCCTTTGAAGCTTGCAGCGATTATCTCCCGCTTGCTCTATGGCCGTTGTCTTCGGTTAGAGTAAGGAAACATAGGAAATTCAAATTTGAGAATTGTTGGTTAAAGAAAACTCGATGCCGGGAGATTATGTCTCGAAGTTGGGAAATATCAGTGGGTCTTAATCTCTGCGACCGGTTTGAA CTCTTTACTAGTTCTGCTGGTGAACAATCACCTGTGATAAACTGCCTTAATCCAAAAATCACCAACAATCAGAATATAGCTCTTTTGAGGAGATTCTCTAGAGATGAGATTAAAAAGGCAATGTTCGGAATGCATCCTGATAAGAGTCTGGGGTTTGATGGATTAAATCCTGGGTTTTTTCAAAGCTACTGGGATATTCTAGGGGAAAGCATTGTTCAGCTTTGTAATGAATTCCTAAGGTCTGGTAAGCTCCCTAAAGGACTAAACACCACCCAAATCGTCTTAATCCCAAAAAAGTCTGCTCCGCAAACCATGGCTGATCTTAGACCGATAACATTGTGTACAGTGGCTTACAAAATTCTTGCTAGGGCAATGGCAAACATGATAAAAGTTCTTCTTGAAgatattatctcaaataatCAAAGTGCTTTTGTGCCAGGAAGATTGATaactgatgggtaa
- the LOC116031040 gene encoding peroxisomal fatty acid beta-oxidation multifunctional protein AIM1-like isoform X1 → MAVPTVTMEVGNDAVALITISNPPVNALALQIFAGLKEKFTEALRRDDVKAIVLTGKGGTFSGGFDINVFKKVHETGDNSLLPNVSVELLSNTIEDAKKPVVAAMQGLALGGGLELAMACHARIAATRAQLGLPELSLGVIPGSGGTQRLPRLIGLPKAIEMMRTSKPITSEEGNKLGLVDAVVPPAKLIDVSRQWALDIAACRKPLLRSLHRTDKLCALSEALNILKVARQQAKQTARNLPHHLICIDVIEEGILHGGHSGVLEEARVFKEKLVLSDTSKGLVHVFFAQRATSKVPSITDIGLKPTSIKKVAVIGGGLMGSGIATALILSNITVILKEINPEYLRKGLETIEGNVRGLVSRKKLAQDKAEKSLSILKGALDYSEFRDVDMVIEAVIENVPLKQKIFSDIEEACPSHCILATNTSTIDLNIIGEKTRSQDRIIGAHFFSPAHVMPLLEIVRTEKTSAQTILDLITVGKAIKKVPVVVGNCTGFAVNRTFFPYAQGAHFLVNLGVDVFRIDKLIADFGLPMGPFQLQDLSGYGVAVAVGKEFSSAFADRTYSSPLLDLLIKSGRNGKNNGKGYYIYEKGSKPKPDPSVLPLVEQSRRLTNIMPGGKPISITDQEIVEMVLFPVVNEACRVLDEGIVRASDLDVASVLGMSFPSYRGGIVFWADTVGAMHIYSSLKKWSELYNIGNFFKPSRFLEERALKGIRLSAPASTSSATRSRI, encoded by the exons ATGGCCGTGCCGACTGTTACGATGGAGGTCGGAAACGACGCCGTTGCGCTCATCACCATCTCCAATCCTCCCGTTAACGCCTTAGCTCTTCAAA TATTTGCGGGATTGAAGGAGAAGTTTACGGAGGCATTGAGGAGAGACGATGTTAAAGCTATAGTTTTGACTG GAAAGGGCGGGACGTTCTCTGGCGGTTTTGACATCAACGTATTTAAAAAAGTTCATGAGACTG GAGATAATTCTTTATTGCCTAATGTGTCTGTTGAACTCTTGTCCAACACAATAGAAG ATGCCAAAAAACCTGTTGTTGCTGCCATGCAAGGACTTGCACTTGGAGGTGGCTTAGAATTGGCAATG GCATGCCATGCACGCATTGCCGCAACTAGAGCTCAGCTTGGCTTGCCAGAGCTCAGCCTTGGTGTTATCCCTGGCTCTGGAG GCACACAGCGTCTTCCAAGACTTATTGgattgccaaaggctattgaaATGATGCGA ACATCTAAACCTATAACATCAGAAGAAGGGAATAAATTAGGTCTTGTTGATGCAGTTGTGCCCCCAGCAAAATTGATTGATGTGTCACGCCAATGGGCACTAGATATTGCTGCATGTCGCAAACCTTTGTTGCGTTCCCTTCACAGGACTGACAAACTTTGTGCCCTTTCAGAAGCACTCAATATTTTGAAAGTGGCTAGACAACAGGCAAAGCAAACTGCTCGCAATTTGCCTCATCACCTGATATGCATTGATGTAATTGAAGAAGGTATTCTCCATGGAGGACATAGTGGAGTGCTAGAG gaGGCCAGAGTATTTAAGGAGAAGCTTGTATTATCAGATACTTCTAAAGGTCTTGTTCATGTATTTTTTGCACAAAGGGCGACATCTAAG GTGCCTAGCATCACTGATATAGGCCTCAAACCAACATCAATAAAGAAAGTTGCTGTTATTGGTGGGGGTTTAATGGGTTCTGGTATAGCTACAGCTCTTATTCTGAGCAATATAACTGTTATTCTTAAGGAAATTAACCCTGAATACCTTCGCAAGGGATTAGAAACCATTGAAG GAAATGTTCGTGGTTTGGTATCAAGGAAGAAGTTGGCTCAAGACAAAGCTGAAAAGTCTCTGTCAATTCTTAAAGGTGCACTGGATTACTCAGAATTTAGGGATGTGGATATGGTTATAGAG GCTGTGATTGAAAATGTTCCACTGAAACAAAAGATATTCAGTGACATTGAGGAGGCATGCCCTTCACATTGTATTTTGGCAACCAACACATCAACTATAGACCTCAACATAATTGGCGAGAAGACCAGATCTCAAGATCGGATTATAGGGGCCCACTTTTTTAG TCCTGCTCATGTGATGCCTCTGTTGGAGATTGTACGGACAGAGAAGACTTCAGCTCAAACAATTCTTGACCTTATTACAGTTGGGAAAGCAATAAAAAAAGTACCAGTTGTTGTTGGTAATTGTACTGGCTTTGCTGTCAATAGGACCTTCTTTCCATACGCGCAGGGAGCACATTTCCTGGTCAATTTGGGAGTGGATGTTTTCAGGATTGACAAGCTAATTGCAGATTTTGGTCTCCCTATGGGCCCATTCca GCTTCAAGATTTATCAGGATATGGTGTTGCTGTTGCAGTAGGAAAAGAATTTTCTTCTGCTTTTGCAGACCGTACATATAGCTCTCCTTTGCTTGACCTCCTTATTAAAAGTGGACGGAATG GTAAAAATAATGGAAAAGGATACTACATTTATGAGAAGGGAAGTAAACCAAAACCTGATCCTTCAGTACTTCCACTTGTAGAGCAGTCTAGAAGGCTCACTAACATTATGCCTGGAGGGAAG CCGATATCTATCACCGACCAAGAAATTGTCGAGATGGTACTGTTTCCTGTTGTTAATGAGGCATGTCGAGTCTTGGATGAAGGGATAGTTCGAGCATCAGATCTTGATGTTGCTTCTGTTCTTGGAATGAGTTTCCCATCTtaccg TGGCGGAATTGTTTTCTGGGCAGACACTGTTGGTGCCATGCACATATACAGTAGCCTCAAGAAGTGGTCAGAACTGTACAACATTGGTAACTTCTTCAAGCCATCAAGATTCTTAGAAGAGAGAGCACTGAAAGGCATCCGATTG AGTGCACCTGCTTCGACATCTTCAGCTACAAGATCGCGTATCTAA
- the LOC116031040 gene encoding peroxisomal fatty acid beta-oxidation multifunctional protein AIM1-like isoform X2 gives MQGLALGGGLELAMACHARIAATRAQLGLPELSLGVIPGSGGTQRLPRLIGLPKAIEMMRTSKPITSEEGNKLGLVDAVVPPAKLIDVSRQWALDIAACRKPLLRSLHRTDKLCALSEALNILKVARQQAKQTARNLPHHLICIDVIEEGILHGGHSGVLEEARVFKEKLVLSDTSKGLVHVFFAQRATSKVPSITDIGLKPTSIKKVAVIGGGLMGSGIATALILSNITVILKEINPEYLRKGLETIEGNVRGLVSRKKLAQDKAEKSLSILKGALDYSEFRDVDMVIEAVIENVPLKQKIFSDIEEACPSHCILATNTSTIDLNIIGEKTRSQDRIIGAHFFSPAHVMPLLEIVRTEKTSAQTILDLITVGKAIKKVPVVVGNCTGFAVNRTFFPYAQGAHFLVNLGVDVFRIDKLIADFGLPMGPFQLQDLSGYGVAVAVGKEFSSAFADRTYSSPLLDLLIKSGRNGKNNGKGYYIYEKGSKPKPDPSVLPLVEQSRRLTNIMPGGKPISITDQEIVEMVLFPVVNEACRVLDEGIVRASDLDVASVLGMSFPSYRGGIVFWADTVGAMHIYSSLKKWSELYNIGNFFKPSRFLEERALKGIRLSAPASTSSATRSRI, from the exons ATGCAAGGACTTGCACTTGGAGGTGGCTTAGAATTGGCAATG GCATGCCATGCACGCATTGCCGCAACTAGAGCTCAGCTTGGCTTGCCAGAGCTCAGCCTTGGTGTTATCCCTGGCTCTGGAG GCACACAGCGTCTTCCAAGACTTATTGgattgccaaaggctattgaaATGATGCGA ACATCTAAACCTATAACATCAGAAGAAGGGAATAAATTAGGTCTTGTTGATGCAGTTGTGCCCCCAGCAAAATTGATTGATGTGTCACGCCAATGGGCACTAGATATTGCTGCATGTCGCAAACCTTTGTTGCGTTCCCTTCACAGGACTGACAAACTTTGTGCCCTTTCAGAAGCACTCAATATTTTGAAAGTGGCTAGACAACAGGCAAAGCAAACTGCTCGCAATTTGCCTCATCACCTGATATGCATTGATGTAATTGAAGAAGGTATTCTCCATGGAGGACATAGTGGAGTGCTAGAG gaGGCCAGAGTATTTAAGGAGAAGCTTGTATTATCAGATACTTCTAAAGGTCTTGTTCATGTATTTTTTGCACAAAGGGCGACATCTAAG GTGCCTAGCATCACTGATATAGGCCTCAAACCAACATCAATAAAGAAAGTTGCTGTTATTGGTGGGGGTTTAATGGGTTCTGGTATAGCTACAGCTCTTATTCTGAGCAATATAACTGTTATTCTTAAGGAAATTAACCCTGAATACCTTCGCAAGGGATTAGAAACCATTGAAG GAAATGTTCGTGGTTTGGTATCAAGGAAGAAGTTGGCTCAAGACAAAGCTGAAAAGTCTCTGTCAATTCTTAAAGGTGCACTGGATTACTCAGAATTTAGGGATGTGGATATGGTTATAGAG GCTGTGATTGAAAATGTTCCACTGAAACAAAAGATATTCAGTGACATTGAGGAGGCATGCCCTTCACATTGTATTTTGGCAACCAACACATCAACTATAGACCTCAACATAATTGGCGAGAAGACCAGATCTCAAGATCGGATTATAGGGGCCCACTTTTTTAG TCCTGCTCATGTGATGCCTCTGTTGGAGATTGTACGGACAGAGAAGACTTCAGCTCAAACAATTCTTGACCTTATTACAGTTGGGAAAGCAATAAAAAAAGTACCAGTTGTTGTTGGTAATTGTACTGGCTTTGCTGTCAATAGGACCTTCTTTCCATACGCGCAGGGAGCACATTTCCTGGTCAATTTGGGAGTGGATGTTTTCAGGATTGACAAGCTAATTGCAGATTTTGGTCTCCCTATGGGCCCATTCca GCTTCAAGATTTATCAGGATATGGTGTTGCTGTTGCAGTAGGAAAAGAATTTTCTTCTGCTTTTGCAGACCGTACATATAGCTCTCCTTTGCTTGACCTCCTTATTAAAAGTGGACGGAATG GTAAAAATAATGGAAAAGGATACTACATTTATGAGAAGGGAAGTAAACCAAAACCTGATCCTTCAGTACTTCCACTTGTAGAGCAGTCTAGAAGGCTCACTAACATTATGCCTGGAGGGAAG CCGATATCTATCACCGACCAAGAAATTGTCGAGATGGTACTGTTTCCTGTTGTTAATGAGGCATGTCGAGTCTTGGATGAAGGGATAGTTCGAGCATCAGATCTTGATGTTGCTTCTGTTCTTGGAATGAGTTTCCCATCTtaccg TGGCGGAATTGTTTTCTGGGCAGACACTGTTGGTGCCATGCACATATACAGTAGCCTCAAGAAGTGGTCAGAACTGTACAACATTGGTAACTTCTTCAAGCCATCAAGATTCTTAGAAGAGAGAGCACTGAAAGGCATCCGATTG AGTGCACCTGCTTCGACATCTTCAGCTACAAGATCGCGTATCTAA